From Synechococcales cyanobacterium T60_A2020_003, one genomic window encodes:
- a CDS encoding DUF427 domain-containing protein: MPKAMWNGAVLAESDRCEVVEGNHYFPPESLNMEYFKPSDTHTTCGWKGVASYYTVEVDGKANKDAAWYYPEPKDAAKAIKGYVAFWRGVTVQV; this comes from the coding sequence ATGCCAAAAGCAATGTGGAATGGAGCGGTGCTAGCGGAGAGCGATCGCTGCGAAGTGGTCGAAGGAAATCACTATTTCCCACCAGAATCTCTTAATATGGAGTACTTCAAGCCCAGCGATACCCACACCACCTGCGGTTGGAAAGGCGTTGCCAGCTACTACACAGTCGAAGTCGATGGAAAGGCGAACAAAGACGCCGCCTGGTACTATCCCGAACCCAAAGACGCGGCCAAAGCCATCAAAGGTTATGTTGCATTTTGGCGGGGGGTCACGGTTCAGGTGTAA